Proteins from a single region of Drosophila biarmipes strain raj3 chromosome 3R, RU_DBia_V1.1, whole genome shotgun sequence:
- the LOC108026052 gene encoding uncharacterized protein LOC108026052: MNHLSLEIICWSCLLITIASKTEAASVWRLPTSEQVYEDLENCRQESQEEDAATLRCLVKRLGLWTDERGYNAKRIAKIFAGHNQMEELMLVVDYCNRKERKETQLDDWSFQAYRCATSGQFGHWVKDFMTQKEVQHY; this comes from the coding sequence ATGAATCACTTAAGTCTGGAGATTATCTGCTGGAGCTGTCTGCTCATTACAATAGCTTCAAAAACGGAAGCAGCTTCGGTTTGGAGATTACCAACGTCGGAACAAGTTTACGAGGATCTGGAAAACTGTCGCCAAGAAAGCCAGGAGGAAGATGCAGCCACCCTGAGGTGTTTGGTAAAAAGACTAGGACTTTGGACGGATGAGAGAGGCTACAATGCCAAGCGCATAGCAAAGATCTTCGCCGGGCACAACCAGATGGAGGAACTGATGCTGGTGGTGGACTACTGCAATCGGAAGGAGCGGAAGGAAACGCAGTTGGATGACTGGTCCTTTCAGGCCTACAGGTGCGCCACTTCCGGCCAGTTTGGCCATTGGGTCAAGGATTTCATGACCCAAAAGGAAGTGCAACATTATTAA
- the LOC108026045 gene encoding general odorant-binding protein 99b: MNALVVLLLGLTLVLADHDPHQHHHHESYVVKTHDDLVTYRTYCAEKVHASEELVEKYKKWQYPDDAVTHCYLECVFQKFGFYDAEHGFDVHKIHVQLAGSGAGAEVNHSDETHQKIAHCAETHSKEGNSCAKAYHAGMCFMNANLQLVQHSVQV; the protein is encoded by the coding sequence ATGAACGCCCTCGTAGTCCTCCTTTTGGGTCTGACCTTGGTGCTCGCCGACCACGATCCCCACCAGCACCATCACCACGAGTCCTATGTGGTGAAGACCCACGACGACCTGGTAACCTACCGCACCTACTGCGCCGAGAAGGTCCACGCCAGCGAGGAGCTCGTGGAGAAGTACAAGAAGTGGCAGTACCCCGACGACGCGGTGACCCATTGCTACCTGGAGTGCGTCTTCCAGAAGTTCGGCTTCTACGATGCCGAGCACGGCTTCGATGTCCACAAGATCCATGTTCAGCTGGCCGGATCCGGAGCCGGGGCTGAGGTGAACCACTCGGATGAGACGCACCAGAAGATCGCCCACTGCGCCGAGACCCACTCCAAGGAGGGCAACTCCTGCGCGAAGGCCTACCACGCCGGCATGTGCTTCATGAACGCCAACCTCCAGTTGGTCCAGCACAGTGTCCAGGTCTAG